Part of the Macrobrachium nipponense isolate FS-2020 chromosome 19, ASM1510439v2, whole genome shotgun sequence genome, CCAAAGGGACCAAAGTGAATCCTCTCACCAGAGGTATAGAAGGGAATCCCCTCAGCAGGGGGACCTAAGTGAATCATTTCACCAGAGGTATAATGGAGAACCGCCTTACCAGAGGGACCAAAATGAATCATCTCACCATAGGTATAGTCGTGGACCACCTTACCAGAGGGATCAAAGTGAACTATCTCACCAGAGGTATAGAGGTGAACCAACTCAACAGAGGGACCAAAATGAATCACCTAACCAGAAATACAGTGGCAAACCACTTTACCAAAGTGAATCATCTCACAAGAGGTATAGTGAATTGTCTTACCAGAAGGACCAAAGTGAATCATCTGACCACAGCAATAGAAGTAAATTACCTTACATGACAAATTGTGGTGAACTGCATCACCAGGAAGCCAAGAATGCATTGCCTTGCCATCGATACAGAGGGGGATCACCTGACCAGAGGAATAGAGGGGGATCTCATCACACAGGCAACTGGAACCAGACTCACCACAAAAACCCTGATGAAGCCACTTACAGGAGAGGCAGAGGGGAATCATCAAGCCAGATCCAAGGTGCATCAACTCATCTTTGCCCAAAAATTCAAGAATTTACCTGCATTGATCTCTTAACGATCCTAATCAATGCAGAAGACTTCAGTATATCAACTCAGATGATCAAACAAAAAAATGTCACAGAACCGGATAGCATCCACAGAATTCTTGCTGATCACAAACACGTATTTGAAGAAAATGATGGCAAAATATCCTTTAAACCAGAAATTAAGATATGCTCATACCATATAAGCACTGAAGGTTGCCACGACAGATCTTCATGTTCTAAACTTCACATTTgtccaaattatatatttttctcatgtCCAGATGAAAATTGTATTCTTGGTCACAATATCAAGTCGGGTCACAACCAGTCTGTTTTACAGTTATTCTTGATGAACGAACTTTCATCCCAACAACTTCCTCACATTTTATCTCAAGTAATACCACAGTCTACATCTAATCCAATGGGATACCAAACTCACCAAGAGGCGTCCAAGTACTGTGAAGACAAGGGATCTATGAGGGAAAACTTTCAGAATATCCCACAGCGAACTCTGTGGCATGATGATTACGAAGGTAACACAGAGATACCAGAAATATGTTATTATTCAGTGACCAATAAATGCAGTTATGAAATTACAGGCTGTAAGAGACTTCATGCTGATACCCATTTTCACTGGCAAGTGAAAGAGAGAGGCATAGGATGGGTTAATCTGAGGAAAGTCCACGTAGAGGCTTTAGAGAAGGCTTATTGTAATCCAAGTCAGGACACAGCCATCATTCCAACCCTTAACAAAAATAATTGTCAAAGGAGAATCTTCAATTTGTTAGGAAGTGATAAATGGGAAGTAAACTTCAAGGAAATGTCTCTGAGGAATGGAAGAACAAGAGTAAAGCTGAGTCTCAGAAGGATAACTTCACAAAAAATCAATGGGAATGAAGTAGCTACCCAAAAGTATATTTGGTATTTCCAGGACCGGAACAATCAGTGGGTCCAATATGGCAAAACCGACACCACTCTAGGATCTTCTGGTGTGAGTAGCCTCACCTCTGATGAATTAGAAAGGGAGTATCAGAAAGATCCCTCAAACTCAATCACTTTTCATATTTATGGCATCCTTTACATCCTGGACTTTAATACCATGGTCCAGATGAACACAGCCACAAACGTTCGTAGGAATGTTAAGCGGAGGCCAATGTACCACGCGAAAAGCAACAGCTATAAGAAATGCATGTAATTTTTACTCAATGACGCCTCCCGTGTATCATAATTTCTCTTGTACCTACTAATCTATTAAGATTAATAATAGACATTATACTCAAAGATATTTCTCTAGCAAGTGACCTGATATTCGatatattagaaatgaaaaacagatagCAGCACAAATACTTTGCATTACTCGGCTACTTTGATACAAAGAGAGAACCCTAGTGTAGGGAAAGTATCTGTAACTGAGCAAGAAAATTCTTAGCTACAAGAAAAGCGATAAATACAGGGTGCCAATAGATTCATGGTGCAATCTAAAATGCTTATAGCCTTGAAACTATGCATGAGAgaattaatctgtaaaaaggTTTAAGAAAGCTTGACGTGCATAGTTTTTCTGTTAAATTGCAGCATGACTTTATGAACGCCCTGTATACTTCTTGTGACACAGGAATTAAGTTTTGTATCCCAAATATCCGAATGCATCACACTGTATaagattatgaaatatttaaacaactcTCCTATGAATACAATGTTTTGAAAAGGATAACGAACATCGATATTTTATGtttcatgaataaaattattaaaaatcataAGATTTCATGCATTTTTTCATGGACACAGCAATTGCCAATAATAAACACACAAAATGTTCAATTTATGATATAACATAACGTAATACGTTATACATACACTGAAACTGCAGATTTTGaagttaaatataattttttaaaggaaaatatacattttggaaattatgaattttcaagaaaagtaaatttcattcaatGAAAGGAACATTAAAGGGTCAACTTCTTTAGACAAATCATTTCACTACcgtttgtaaataaatgaaagggTTGTGTTGATGAAATATTAATTTCCATAATTAAATTCTTAAAGGTACATTCGGCCCACGAATAATTAgagtagtttcttaattcattgtttgttaaggaaatattgtcatattcacgtgccagattatttacttattaataagtaatatttcctttcaaagatgttatacatgaaataaattaaattagtactgagtatatttatttaacaaatcaaagataattattatgcaatgtaaggaaaatatataaacatgggtCCACGAATTCTAATCTTATTTTCAACCAAGGCTTCGTGGCAGCAATGTCATAATTATTTGGAAGTTGTCTTTGCTTTAGCTCGAGTCATGACCTAACGTATTGTACTCTACTTGTTTATCATTAGTTCGTCACCTACAGTCAGTCAGCCGATAAATAATGTATTAAGCCTGTCTTTAATAGCAAAATGTGATTCAACTAATGTTCTCCtttgattaataaaataatttgcaagaCATTTAGTaagcctaaatttgacttctgattttgacACGTTTAGTAAGATTGTCCATGCATTTGGATGATTTATGATTACTCATGTAGCCTACTCTTATTTCAAGAATTGGAAATTATTAGAATTCTCCGATGTGTTCTcagtaattttaatatttcattttgattaacattaatgaaaattattctgtgttgtaagtttgttttgtttatattatatcatttctTAATTATCCATGGTATTTGATTACCCAGTAATAGCCCAGTGGCATATTTTTTACCTGTACCTTTTGTTTTTCAGTGCCTTGATCCTTAAATACAATCTACTCTTATACCTCTAGTCCTGGGATATCCTCAGCAGACTTTATGCATGTGCCTCAAGCTGTTTGAGATGTTTTGAGTTAGGGTGTTTTCCACacgcatattataagtagctgaaagaatTGAATATAAGAAAGGTGACTTTTTCTTTTGAGTCTGATATCATTTACAATAAAAACCTACTGCTGTAATCAGGGGTTGTTCTTTGACAGCTGCAACAATCATAGTATCTTGCTTTTTTGCGGTGCTTCGAGGAGTTCACCTTCTAGGCCTATTTTATAAACTTTGTACAAAATGTAGTGCAATAAGTGTCTGTCGCTGAGCAAGGGATGTTTCtttgaccgataaatgacacattgacattctATTCCCGCGCACATCACGGCATCGATAACAATAGAGTAAGGTCACAAGGTTCACAATGTTcaggttttcaatttttattgtttttatctttgatagcattttgtgagtttccagtgttttctgtaaaatttaacaaatggaatcgttcaTCTATCATCAGCtttatattgaaatgataatatgtttatgtgatactgctagtgataggtgtctcctatctacttaGTAATGTGTGTCAGTGGTTGCGATATgacattttttatcacttcgttttagTGACGTAAATTTTTCTGTatggaaaataattttactcaattatataacatgatgttctaaagatagcAGTgactttttaacgtcattacataatatttcttccatctttgaaaagaaaaatattattaataaggcatgaatcgtgcgtcagccAGGTGAACAAAAATTATGACACTGTCAATTATAAATGCTCGAGTAAATGTAAACTTACAAAGAAATGTCGAAAATGACCCTTTCAGGGAATATCATTTCATTTATTGAAATGGACACTTTCAGAATTTTTTATGCTCTAATGAAAAGGTAATTTCAAAGTTATTTCAAGGAATTATTGCTATTTTCAAGAATGTATTGGTACTGAGTTTTTATCATACAAAAGGTTATTGCACTTTACAAATTTACTGCAACCAATTTAAGTATGACACACCTGTTCATTTGTTGCCCATTGccaatatctaaaaatatatcaaaatgtatGTAGTACGGAATAAGTTTTGTACCATAGTCTCTCGAGTCATTGATCAACTCAAACGTAATatatctaaattctctctctctctctctcttctctctctctcgtcctctctctctctctctctctctctctctatatatatatatataatatataatatatatatatatatatatatatatatatatatatatatatatatatatatattattatatatatatatatatatatatatatatatatatatatattatatatatataattgacagaTAGATGTGGtaaacaatgacattctttgaaataatacaTAACAGCGTTAGCTCTCGCAGAAACAAAAAGtcaatgttctttgttaagaagaatctactgtctcagaggtcaTATTGACAAAACCTGAGTTTGTATGGAAAATTCCTTGAATGTTGTGtccgtgtgtgtttgtttctgtgGGAGGAAATAGTGAGAGATAAGTGTTGTTTAAAATAGATTACCTTCCTAACAAGgagaatataaaatgtagaaaactcCATTATGTGTAGATTAGgaattgtgaaataaataatGTTATTACATGATCAGTTTTGCACAACGAACTCGGGAGTGGTTTTACAAGAATGCCCGTTCGTTTGTACGTCACGTTTTACCTCCATTGTGTCATTACTTTTGGGGGATATCGCTCAGCTTATCTTTGAAGATAGAGGGCGCGTGATAACCACACTATTATCATGGACATTAGGGCTGCGAGTAGTTGGGACTTTCATTAAAGAATTCCTTTTCAGCATCTCGAACTATTTGAGATGACGTATGAAGTGGCAGAAAACCTTTCTTTCTCATGAGAGATTcgtgagaaattattatcattccgtTTTTGTGCACTTGTTGGTGAAATGTACAACTGCACTCTttatgagatttattattattttgttattactttGACAAGTATGTTAATGAGAATTATGTTTCTTTCTGACAGGAACTCTTTTGAACTGTCGCTTTGTCGGCCCTGTGAGCCGGATTATTACCTAGTTTTAAGAGCACCAATGGTGTTACGTGTTGAAGAGACTAATTGATTTATTGCTTGAATATTCAATTTTGTGGAATTGATATCAGAGTTTGGCGAGAagtgttccttttatttttttttttatttgtggggatGGTTCAGTTTGCATGGGATCTTGCTCTAGACAGTCCATCTTTTGTCTTTCATTAGATTAAGTGCCTAGCAGTCTGGCGACAGTTAGAATTTTGCTTTCCCTTTAGAGAAatagttatttttgtagttcagagtttaattcagtgcctaAATTAATTCTTTGCAATTGCCTTGCAAATTGATTAAATATTTTCAGATGCAACACTACCATATCCAGTTTTGTGCCTCCCcctagaaatatattattattatatatatatatatatatatatatatatatatatatatgcgtgtgtgtgtgaaatataatatatatatatatatatatatatatatatatatatatgtataatatatatatatatatatatatatataatatataatatatatatatatatatatatatatatatatatatatatgtgtgtgtgtgtgtgtgtgtgtgtgtgtgtgtgtgtaatatatccatataaatatgtatataattatatattatagcaggtgaaaaggcaaagcagctcaatacattgggttgcttaattgttgccaacgtttcaagactatggtctcattttcaaggctataaaaaacaaaaatacataaaattacaaacttgtccagcaagattaacataaattgttacatacgaataagcacgagaaataaaaaattaaatatatatacgtatataaaaaaatttaaaataaaaatcaaataactaaaaacacacaatgtattaaacactaggtgaaaattgttaaaaaaaattaaaatatataaaacaaaccttacaacccgaggttcggttgccgaaaggcctgccagagcgagaaggagtcgagataaccaaggaaagaagataagagtgggcggtctaagcaatgtataatggaactgctgtagtgttgttattcaatgttggaacgaggtgcttaatggccaaggattcgagtatagggagttggttttcattagggctggataaaattatcttaaaatcatcgtagttgatactgcatttgcatatttgtgcatggtttcttatgtttgaaagctctggactagaaagcttcatccctgtgcggtaactaatgcctatgtgtgagtcacatcgtactttgagcagtcggcgagtgcttcccacgtaagtctgttcgttgcacgaacagcaagtatacaagttgtaaggtttgttttatatattttaattttttttaacaattttcacctagtgtttaatacattgtgtgtttttagttatttgatttttattttaaatttttttatatacatatatatatatttaattttttatttctcgtgcttattcgtatgtaacaatttatgttaatcttgctggacaagtttgtaattttatgtatttttgttttttatagccttgaaaatgagaccatagtcttcaaacgttggcaacaataaagcaacccaatgtattgagctgctttgccttttcacctgctacatgatggactagcctcgacctcttattggatatatatatatatatatatatatatatatatatatatacataatatatatatttatatatatatatatatatatatatatatatatatatatatatatgtatataatatatatatatatatatatatatatatatatatatatatatatatatatatatattatatatatatatattatatatatatatatatatatatatatatatatatatatatatatatatatatgtatatatatatatatattatatatatatatatctatagatatatatatatatgtatgtatataatatatatatatataatatatatattatatatatatatatatatatatatatatatatatatatatatatatatatattacgagggtAAAAATGACCCCCAtctaaataataggagagaactcctaactggaaAGCGTAACCTACCTTTGAGTGTCatctctgtagctagctgaaaaccAATTATTAAAAAACTAGTCGAATTCAAACTCctgatattaaaaatatataattattatttcctaAAATAGGTAACatgtaaatggaataaaat contains:
- the LOC135216879 gene encoding uncharacterized protein LOC135216879; the encoded protein is MASYSPKECGICLKEFDELKFCPKILPCSHNMCGECLDKMIRIQNKFCPFCRRSFQENSLQSFGTNFPLLDALKCLKEVENKQKTTVMNNLDEGFKMIAIDDYQNNKDPRDYTVSSYQRNRCESPHWRGRNESFYQQDMSETPNHKNQSDSPYQRNRDELLQHRSHSESSHQRYNGEPPYQRDQSESSHQRYRRESPQQGDLSESFHQRYNGEPPYQRDQNESSHHRYSRGPPYQRDQSELSHQRYRGEPTQQRDQNESPNQKYSGKPLYQSESSHKRYSELSYQKDQSESSDHSNRSKLPYMTNCGELHHQEAKNALPCHRYRGGSPDQRNRGGSHHTGNWNQTHHKNPDEATYRRGRGESSSQIQGASTHLCPKIQEFTCIDLLTILINAEDFSISTQMIKQKNVTEPDSIHRILADHKHVFEENDGKISFKPEIKICSYHISTEGCHDRSSCSKLHICPNYIFFSCPDENCILGHNIKSGHNQSVLQLFLMNELSSQQLPHILSQVIPQSTSNPMGYQTHQEASKYCEDKGSMRENFQNIPQRTLWHDDYEGNTEIPEICYYSVTNKCSYEITGCKRLHADTHFHWQVKERGIGWVNLRKVHVEALEKAYCNPSQDTAIIPTLNKNNCQRRIFNLLGSDKWEVNFKEMSLRNGRTRVKLSLRRITSQKINGNEVATQKYIWYFQDRNNQWVQYGKTDTTLGSSGVSSLTSDELEREYQKDPSNSITFHIYGILYILDFNTMVQMNTATNVRRNVKRRPMYHAKSNSYKKCM